From a region of the Triticum aestivum cultivar Chinese Spring chromosome 7D, IWGSC CS RefSeq v2.1, whole genome shotgun sequence genome:
- the LOC123163631 gene encoding uncharacterized protein isoform X2 — protein MADPKTLKYRLRPVEFKGKQTHIICYHNVPVWPTTVAVVNYFLLTDPSCFKFDKTVDFISVYDLRNMAASLGDKVVTHIKQDQTKDWTKDERKVATGASLSTLLQLDGSSIQPINIFTSGFLDSPIISTLCHLNIPILHGWILPHEDKYNKLRGKISQNPTLVLKGMEIASEFLQNSQTELTQQGIKLLMSNNDAIAEGNLCALYKKHLNLMYKHKGNLYVLVTEGDTQDIPPTAIWKSLTMGFEEQVLFTDNFVPLPADEQPNKAGREWVVDWQKRLADSEAKKQDKKMRRKRPNSDIVPTPSSSPITQEVTNVPTPSSSPITQEVTNVPLNSTEDHDDKLEGPPNPVIVAYAPAAPLDSLNGQTASVPDASEVPVLLPTSVIWKLAFSDFLEKYIYGESDVYYFPTLLNFMKSVTLFKFEVRISDIAIHNLVLALAIQGNIESFTELLTQPVIDFMIKQEFDAEEVIKKRVELIFHDDMPAQRRVISFSDYAKYMVLVWSYQTYNGTWENATSLDGRQAGLGYLAYILRNHALRKSWGGNFVDSDMKVIDGQFIIDKPAVEEFNQNNICVDLTTLIKNLQRHYRSKVAGPPAYFDVFQQDIMQLMPHHQKNPEEYEEFLVFLQNHFAFKAPLVCSTLLRELFVVVQSLRRYLNEGKLGPALPRLSARSNQRKWARHAQQGVPFSGVYHYADTLKKTQQNPKRKENPHGSTTKENTEGSTAQENTEGSMAQEKPQGRTPEKPQGSIPKQKPQGSSTKQTPEKPQGSIPKQKPQGSSTKQTPEKPQGSSTKQKHKGKILDRFMDETYWKCLQYGRYFIEHAFDHTKKDGQKVKNLIIIQLMLDGCLGPAISELIWYMMRFTCDGPFSPVWTHFKKSEYDDRPRSAQDEETKSISNLDDDALADRAASASEDKVLLKHQGVSLYRADVDSLNEPAFITDAIIRFCVALYCSTLNCKDVRFLGASLSTAICIYPDFGEQYDLGSLPLVLLVSNNLHPERGYGGNHWSLLILDSVTDPLCPRLVHHDSSGNANRSHAERYAKAIRELLADKFGDAILCEGPTPKQTNEYDCGVYVAAVAKSVLDWYNRPQRQQGTDWFRDIQEQVSAESVSRLRVKIRDIIRQLIQENENKSGMSGKETEIMSNLDDSAKDVNENKAGGSGKETDIMSNLDDSVLADRAASAPADAKDVNENKSGVSGKGTEIMSNLDDSVLADRAASAPADAEDVNKVLLNYQGVSLYRTDVDSLIGREFVTDAIIQFCVVHYSSILNCKDIRFLDASAAIGISIRPSFGAEYDLDSFPLLLLPVSDSDDPDKGDGGNHWSLLVVDGASNPFCPRFVHHDSSGNANRSHAERYANGIRQLLPGRFGAAILYEGPTPQQNNGCDCGLYVAAVAKATLDWYTRPRQQRGTDWFTDVQAQVSVQSVSRLRADLRDLIKQLIQENKAGESGDE, from the exons ATGGCCGACCCTAAAACGTTGAAGTACAGGTTGCGACCTGTCGAATTCAAGGGCAAGCAAACTCATATTATATGTTATCATAATGTTCCTGTGTGGCCTACGACAGTTGCCGTAGTGAATTACTTTCTCCTCACCGATCCGTCGTGCTTTAAGTTCGACAAGACAGTCGATTTTATCTCCGTTTATGATCTGCGGAACATGGCAGCATCCCTTGGGGATAAGGTAGTGACGCACATCAAACAGGATCAAACAAAAGACTGGACGAAGGACGAGAGGAAGGTAGCTACGGGTGCCTCGTTGTCCACATTATTGCAGCTAGACGGATCTAGCATTCAACCGATTAACATATT CACCTCTGGTTTTCTTGATTCTCCAATCATTTCTACCCTTTGTCATTTGAATATACCAATCCTGCATGGATGGATTCTTCCCCATGAG GATAAGTACAATAAGCTTCGCGGCAAAATTTCTCAGAATCCAACACTTGTACTGAAGGGAATGGAAATTGCAAGTGAATTTTTACAGAATTCTCAGACTGAGTTAACTCAACAAGGCATTAAACTTCTGATGAGTAATAATGATGCTATTGCTGAAGGGAACCTTTGTGCGTTATATAAAAAACATCTTAATTTGATGTATAAG CATAAAGGAAACTTATATGTCCTTGTGACAGAAGGGGACACCCAAGACATTCCCCCCACCGCAATTTGGAAATCTTTAACTATG GGTTTCGAAGAGCAAGTGTTATTCACCGACAATTTTGTCCCTCTTCCCGCCGACGAGCAACCAAATAAGGCG GGTAGAGAGTGGGTTGTTGATTGGCAAAAAAGGTTGGCAGATAGTGAAGCAAAAAAACAGGATAAGAAAATGAGAAGGAAGAG ACCAAATTCAGATATTGTACCTACTCCTTCGTCATCTCCAATCACACAAGAAGTGACTAATGTACCTACTCCTTCGTCATCTCCAATCACACAAGAAGTGACTAATGTACCGCTGAACTCAACCGAAGA CCACGACGACAAATTGGAGGGGCCACCCAATCCTGTTATAGTTGCATATGCACCTGCTGCCCCTTTGGATAGTCTGAATGG TCAAACAGCATCTGTGCCTGATGCGAGTGAAGTGCCGGTGCTCCTTCCTACATCAGTCATATGGAAGCTTGCTTTTTCAGACTTTCTGGAAAA GTACATATACGGAGAAAGTGATGTATATTATTTCCCAACCTTGTTGAACTTCATGAAGAGTGTTACACTGTTTAAATTTGAAGTTCGGATTTCTGATATTGCGATACATAATCTAGTTCTTGCTTTAGCTATTCAAGGGAACATTGAAAG CTTCACTGAACTGTTAACCCAACCGGTTATCGACTTCATGATAAAGCAAGAATTTGATGCTGAAGAAGTTATAAAGAAAAGAGTCGAGCTAATATTTCATGATGATATGCCTGCACAAAGAAG AGTTATATCCTTCTCTGATTATGCCAAGTATATGGTCCTTGTATGGTCATATCAAACTTATAACGGGACGTGGGAAAACGCAACCTCCCTCGATGGACGACAAGCGGGTTTAGGATATCTGGCCTATATATTAAGAAATCATGCCCTGAGAAAGTCATGGGGTGGGAACTTTGTTGACTCTGACATGAAAGTCATTGACGGCCAATTCATCATAGATAAACCAGCTGTTGAAGAATTCAATCAAAATAACATCTGTGTCGACCTGACTACCTTAATCAAGAATTTGCAGAGGCACTATAGAAGCAAAGTTGCTGGACCTCCAGCATACTTTGATGTATTTCAACAAGATATCATGCAGCTTATGCCTCATCATCAGAAAAATCCAGAAGAATACGAGGAGTTCCTTGTATTTTTGCAAAATCATTTTGCATTCAAGGCGCCGTTGGTTTGCTCAACACTTCTCCGTGAATTGTTTGTTGTGGTTCAGTCTTTAAGAAGGTACCTTAATGAGGGTAAGCTGGGGCCCGCGCTTCCTAGACTATCAGCTAGGTCTAATCAGAGAAAGTGGGCGAGGCATGCGCAACAAGGCGTGCCCTTCAGCGGAGTTTATCACTATGCGGACACTCTCAAGAAAACTCAGCAGAATCCGAAGAGGAAGGAGAATCCCCACGGGAGCACCACCAAGGAGAATACCGAAGGGAGCACCGCCCAGGAGAATACTGAAGGGAGCATGGCCCAGGAGAAACCCCAAGGGAGGACCCCAGAGAAACCCCAAGGGAGCATCCCCAAGCAGAAACCCCAAGGGAGCAGCACGAAGCAAACCCCAGAGAAACCCCAAGGGAGCATCCCCAAGCAGAAACCCCAAGGGAGCAGCACGAAGCAAACCCCAGAGAAACCCCAAGGGAGCAGCACGAAGCAAAAACACAAGGGCAAGATCCTTGATAGGTTCATGGACGAAACCTACTGGAAATGCCTTCAATATGGTCGATATTTCATAGAGCACGCTTTTGATCACACAAAG AAGGATGGTCAAAAGGTGAAAAATCTTATAATCATTCAATTGATGCTTGATGGTTGTCTTGGGCCAGCAATATCAGAATTGATTTGGTACATGATGAGGTTTACTTGTGATGGACC GTTTTCCCCTGTATGGACACACTTCAAGAAATCAGA GTATGATGATAGACCTAGGAGTGCCCAAGATGAGGAAACCAAAAGCATTTCTAATCTGGACGATGATGCGTTAGCTGACCGAGCGGCCTCTGCCTCTGAGGATAAGGTCTTGCTGAAGCACCAAGGTGTCTCGCTCTACAGAGCTGACGTTGACAGCTTGAATGAGCCAGCATTCATCACCGATGCCATCATCCGGTTCTGTGTTGCTCTCTACTGCTCCACCCTCAACTGCAAGGATGTTCGCTTCTTGGGTGCCTCACTTTCCACTGCCATTTGTATTTACCCGGACTTCGGCGAGCAGTATGATCTCGGTTCGCTCCCACTTGTTCTACTTGTCTCAAACAATCTTCACCCTGAGCGTGGGTATGGTGGCAATCATTGGTCCCTCCTCATCCTCGATAGCGTTACTGATCCCTTGTGCCCACGCTTAGTGCATCATGACAGTAGTGGGAACGCCAACCGCAGCCATGCCGAGCGATATGCCAAGGCAATTCGCGAGCTGCTTGCTGACAAGTTTGGTGATGCAATTCTCTGCGAGGGGCCCACCCCGAAGCAGACCAATGAGTATGACTGTGGTGTCTACGTCGCAGCGGTGGCAAAGTCAGTATTGGACTGGTACAATCGTCCACAGCGGCAGCAGGGAACAGATTGGTTCAGAGACATACAGGAACAAGTATCTGCCGAAAGTGTTTCCAGACTGAGGGTTAAGATACGGGACATAATCAGGCAACTCATTCAAGAGAATGAGAACAAGTCTGGAATGAGCGGTAAG GAAACTGAAATCATGTCTAATCTAGACGACAGTGCTAAGGATGTGAATGAGAACAAGGCTGGAGGGAGCGGTAAGGAAACTGATATCATGTCTAATCTAGACGACAGTGTGTTAGCTGACCGAGCGGCCTCTGCCCCTGCTGATGCTAAGGATGTGAATGAGAACAAGTCTGGAGTGAGCGGTAAGGGAACTGAAATCATGTCTAATCTAGACGACAGTGTGTTAGCTGACCGAGCGGCCTCTGCCCCTGCTGATGCTGAGGATGTGAATAAGGTCTTGCTGAATTACCAAGGTGTCTCGCTCTACAGAACTGACGTTGACAGCTTGATTGGGCGAGAATTTGTCACAGATGCCATTATTCAGTTTTGTGTTGTTCACTACTCCTCGATTCTCAACTGCAAGGATATTCGCTTCTTGGATGCCTCAGCGGCCATTGGTATCTCTATTAGACCGTCCTTCGGCGCGGAGTATGATCTTGATTCCTTCCCACTCCTGCTACTTCCTGTCTCGGACAGTGATGACCCTGATAAGGGGGATGGTGGCAATCATTGGTCCCTCCTCGTCGTCGACGGTGCGTCTAATCCTTTCTGCCCGCGCTTCGTTCATCATGACAGTAGTGGGAACGCCAACCGCAGCCATGCCGAGCGATACGCCAACGGAATTCGGCAGCTACTTCCTGGCAGGTTTGGTGCTGCAATTCTCTACGAGGGGCCCACCCCGCAGCAGAACAACGGCTGTGACTGTGGCCTCTACGTCGCGGCGGTGGCAAAGGCCACATTGGACTGGTACACTCGACCACGGCAGCAGCGGGGAACCGATTGGTTCACAGACGTACAGGCACAGGTGTCTGTCCAGAGTGTCTCGAGACTGAGGGCTGATCTGCGGGACCTAATCAAGCAGCTTATCCAAGAGAACAAGGCTGGAGAGAGTGGCGATGAATAG
- the LOC123163631 gene encoding uncharacterized protein isoform X1, whose translation MADPKTLKYRLRPVEFKGKQTHIICYHNVPVWPTTVAVVNYFLLTDPSCFKFDKTVDFISVYDLRNMAASLGDKVVTHIKQDQTKDWTKDERKVATGASLSTLLQLDGSSIQPINIFTSGFLDSPIISTLCHLNIPILHGWILPHEDKYNKLRGKISQNPTLVLKGMEIASEFLQNSQTELTQQGIKLLMSNNDAIAEGNLCALYKKHLNLMYKHKGNLYVLVTEGDTQDIPPTAIWKSLTMGFEEQVLFTDNFVPLPADEQPNKAGREWVVDWQKRLADSEAKKQDKKMRRKRPNSDIVPTPSSSPITQEVTNVPTPSSSPITQEVTNVPLNSTEDHDDKLEGPPNPVIVAYAPAAPLDSLNGQTTSLADASKVPVLSSADKKLERPTSPGRVAYAPASSDSLNGQTASVPDASEVPVLLPTSVIWKLAFSDFLEKYIYGESDVYYFPTLLNFMKSVTLFKFEVRISDIAIHNLVLALAIQGNIESFTELLTQPVIDFMIKQEFDAEEVIKKRVELIFHDDMPAQRRVISFSDYAKYMVLVWSYQTYNGTWENATSLDGRQAGLGYLAYILRNHALRKSWGGNFVDSDMKVIDGQFIIDKPAVEEFNQNNICVDLTTLIKNLQRHYRSKVAGPPAYFDVFQQDIMQLMPHHQKNPEEYEEFLVFLQNHFAFKAPLVCSTLLRELFVVVQSLRRYLNEGKLGPALPRLSARSNQRKWARHAQQGVPFSGVYHYADTLKKTQQNPKRKENPHGSTTKENTEGSTAQENTEGSMAQEKPQGRTPEKPQGSIPKQKPQGSSTKQTPEKPQGSIPKQKPQGSSTKQTPEKPQGSSTKQKHKGKILDRFMDETYWKCLQYGRYFIEHAFDHTKKDGQKVKNLIIIQLMLDGCLGPAISELIWYMMRFTCDGPFSPVWTHFKKSEYDDRPRSAQDEETKSISNLDDDALADRAASASEDKVLLKHQGVSLYRADVDSLNEPAFITDAIIRFCVALYCSTLNCKDVRFLGASLSTAICIYPDFGEQYDLGSLPLVLLVSNNLHPERGYGGNHWSLLILDSVTDPLCPRLVHHDSSGNANRSHAERYAKAIRELLADKFGDAILCEGPTPKQTNEYDCGVYVAAVAKSVLDWYNRPQRQQGTDWFRDIQEQVSAESVSRLRVKIRDIIRQLIQENENKSGMSGKETEIMSNLDDSAKDVNENKAGGSGKETDIMSNLDDSVLADRAASAPADAKDVNENKSGVSGKGTEIMSNLDDSVLADRAASAPADAEDVNKVLLNYQGVSLYRTDVDSLIGREFVTDAIIQFCVVHYSSILNCKDIRFLDASAAIGISIRPSFGAEYDLDSFPLLLLPVSDSDDPDKGDGGNHWSLLVVDGASNPFCPRFVHHDSSGNANRSHAERYANGIRQLLPGRFGAAILYEGPTPQQNNGCDCGLYVAAVAKATLDWYTRPRQQRGTDWFTDVQAQVSVQSVSRLRADLRDLIKQLIQENKAGESGDE comes from the exons ATGGCCGACCCTAAAACGTTGAAGTACAGGTTGCGACCTGTCGAATTCAAGGGCAAGCAAACTCATATTATATGTTATCATAATGTTCCTGTGTGGCCTACGACAGTTGCCGTAGTGAATTACTTTCTCCTCACCGATCCGTCGTGCTTTAAGTTCGACAAGACAGTCGATTTTATCTCCGTTTATGATCTGCGGAACATGGCAGCATCCCTTGGGGATAAGGTAGTGACGCACATCAAACAGGATCAAACAAAAGACTGGACGAAGGACGAGAGGAAGGTAGCTACGGGTGCCTCGTTGTCCACATTATTGCAGCTAGACGGATCTAGCATTCAACCGATTAACATATT CACCTCTGGTTTTCTTGATTCTCCAATCATTTCTACCCTTTGTCATTTGAATATACCAATCCTGCATGGATGGATTCTTCCCCATGAG GATAAGTACAATAAGCTTCGCGGCAAAATTTCTCAGAATCCAACACTTGTACTGAAGGGAATGGAAATTGCAAGTGAATTTTTACAGAATTCTCAGACTGAGTTAACTCAACAAGGCATTAAACTTCTGATGAGTAATAATGATGCTATTGCTGAAGGGAACCTTTGTGCGTTATATAAAAAACATCTTAATTTGATGTATAAG CATAAAGGAAACTTATATGTCCTTGTGACAGAAGGGGACACCCAAGACATTCCCCCCACCGCAATTTGGAAATCTTTAACTATG GGTTTCGAAGAGCAAGTGTTATTCACCGACAATTTTGTCCCTCTTCCCGCCGACGAGCAACCAAATAAGGCG GGTAGAGAGTGGGTTGTTGATTGGCAAAAAAGGTTGGCAGATAGTGAAGCAAAAAAACAGGATAAGAAAATGAGAAGGAAGAG ACCAAATTCAGATATTGTACCTACTCCTTCGTCATCTCCAATCACACAAGAAGTGACTAATGTACCTACTCCTTCGTCATCTCCAATCACACAAGAAGTGACTAATGTACCGCTGAACTCAACCGAAGA CCACGACGACAAATTGGAGGGGCCACCCAATCCTGTTATAGTTGCATATGCACCTGCTGCCCCTTTGGATAGTCTGAATGG TCAAACAACATCTTTGGCTGATGCGAGTAAAGTGCCGGTGCTCTCCAGCGCCGACAAAAAATTGGAGAGGCCAACCAGTCCTGGTAGAGTTGCATATGCACCTGCCTCTTCGGATAGTCTGAATGG TCAAACAGCATCTGTGCCTGATGCGAGTGAAGTGCCGGTGCTCCTTCCTACATCAGTCATATGGAAGCTTGCTTTTTCAGACTTTCTGGAAAA GTACATATACGGAGAAAGTGATGTATATTATTTCCCAACCTTGTTGAACTTCATGAAGAGTGTTACACTGTTTAAATTTGAAGTTCGGATTTCTGATATTGCGATACATAATCTAGTTCTTGCTTTAGCTATTCAAGGGAACATTGAAAG CTTCACTGAACTGTTAACCCAACCGGTTATCGACTTCATGATAAAGCAAGAATTTGATGCTGAAGAAGTTATAAAGAAAAGAGTCGAGCTAATATTTCATGATGATATGCCTGCACAAAGAAG AGTTATATCCTTCTCTGATTATGCCAAGTATATGGTCCTTGTATGGTCATATCAAACTTATAACGGGACGTGGGAAAACGCAACCTCCCTCGATGGACGACAAGCGGGTTTAGGATATCTGGCCTATATATTAAGAAATCATGCCCTGAGAAAGTCATGGGGTGGGAACTTTGTTGACTCTGACATGAAAGTCATTGACGGCCAATTCATCATAGATAAACCAGCTGTTGAAGAATTCAATCAAAATAACATCTGTGTCGACCTGACTACCTTAATCAAGAATTTGCAGAGGCACTATAGAAGCAAAGTTGCTGGACCTCCAGCATACTTTGATGTATTTCAACAAGATATCATGCAGCTTATGCCTCATCATCAGAAAAATCCAGAAGAATACGAGGAGTTCCTTGTATTTTTGCAAAATCATTTTGCATTCAAGGCGCCGTTGGTTTGCTCAACACTTCTCCGTGAATTGTTTGTTGTGGTTCAGTCTTTAAGAAGGTACCTTAATGAGGGTAAGCTGGGGCCCGCGCTTCCTAGACTATCAGCTAGGTCTAATCAGAGAAAGTGGGCGAGGCATGCGCAACAAGGCGTGCCCTTCAGCGGAGTTTATCACTATGCGGACACTCTCAAGAAAACTCAGCAGAATCCGAAGAGGAAGGAGAATCCCCACGGGAGCACCACCAAGGAGAATACCGAAGGGAGCACCGCCCAGGAGAATACTGAAGGGAGCATGGCCCAGGAGAAACCCCAAGGGAGGACCCCAGAGAAACCCCAAGGGAGCATCCCCAAGCAGAAACCCCAAGGGAGCAGCACGAAGCAAACCCCAGAGAAACCCCAAGGGAGCATCCCCAAGCAGAAACCCCAAGGGAGCAGCACGAAGCAAACCCCAGAGAAACCCCAAGGGAGCAGCACGAAGCAAAAACACAAGGGCAAGATCCTTGATAGGTTCATGGACGAAACCTACTGGAAATGCCTTCAATATGGTCGATATTTCATAGAGCACGCTTTTGATCACACAAAG AAGGATGGTCAAAAGGTGAAAAATCTTATAATCATTCAATTGATGCTTGATGGTTGTCTTGGGCCAGCAATATCAGAATTGATTTGGTACATGATGAGGTTTACTTGTGATGGACC GTTTTCCCCTGTATGGACACACTTCAAGAAATCAGA GTATGATGATAGACCTAGGAGTGCCCAAGATGAGGAAACCAAAAGCATTTCTAATCTGGACGATGATGCGTTAGCTGACCGAGCGGCCTCTGCCTCTGAGGATAAGGTCTTGCTGAAGCACCAAGGTGTCTCGCTCTACAGAGCTGACGTTGACAGCTTGAATGAGCCAGCATTCATCACCGATGCCATCATCCGGTTCTGTGTTGCTCTCTACTGCTCCACCCTCAACTGCAAGGATGTTCGCTTCTTGGGTGCCTCACTTTCCACTGCCATTTGTATTTACCCGGACTTCGGCGAGCAGTATGATCTCGGTTCGCTCCCACTTGTTCTACTTGTCTCAAACAATCTTCACCCTGAGCGTGGGTATGGTGGCAATCATTGGTCCCTCCTCATCCTCGATAGCGTTACTGATCCCTTGTGCCCACGCTTAGTGCATCATGACAGTAGTGGGAACGCCAACCGCAGCCATGCCGAGCGATATGCCAAGGCAATTCGCGAGCTGCTTGCTGACAAGTTTGGTGATGCAATTCTCTGCGAGGGGCCCACCCCGAAGCAGACCAATGAGTATGACTGTGGTGTCTACGTCGCAGCGGTGGCAAAGTCAGTATTGGACTGGTACAATCGTCCACAGCGGCAGCAGGGAACAGATTGGTTCAGAGACATACAGGAACAAGTATCTGCCGAAAGTGTTTCCAGACTGAGGGTTAAGATACGGGACATAATCAGGCAACTCATTCAAGAGAATGAGAACAAGTCTGGAATGAGCGGTAAG GAAACTGAAATCATGTCTAATCTAGACGACAGTGCTAAGGATGTGAATGAGAACAAGGCTGGAGGGAGCGGTAAGGAAACTGATATCATGTCTAATCTAGACGACAGTGTGTTAGCTGACCGAGCGGCCTCTGCCCCTGCTGATGCTAAGGATGTGAATGAGAACAAGTCTGGAGTGAGCGGTAAGGGAACTGAAATCATGTCTAATCTAGACGACAGTGTGTTAGCTGACCGAGCGGCCTCTGCCCCTGCTGATGCTGAGGATGTGAATAAGGTCTTGCTGAATTACCAAGGTGTCTCGCTCTACAGAACTGACGTTGACAGCTTGATTGGGCGAGAATTTGTCACAGATGCCATTATTCAGTTTTGTGTTGTTCACTACTCCTCGATTCTCAACTGCAAGGATATTCGCTTCTTGGATGCCTCAGCGGCCATTGGTATCTCTATTAGACCGTCCTTCGGCGCGGAGTATGATCTTGATTCCTTCCCACTCCTGCTACTTCCTGTCTCGGACAGTGATGACCCTGATAAGGGGGATGGTGGCAATCATTGGTCCCTCCTCGTCGTCGACGGTGCGTCTAATCCTTTCTGCCCGCGCTTCGTTCATCATGACAGTAGTGGGAACGCCAACCGCAGCCATGCCGAGCGATACGCCAACGGAATTCGGCAGCTACTTCCTGGCAGGTTTGGTGCTGCAATTCTCTACGAGGGGCCCACCCCGCAGCAGAACAACGGCTGTGACTGTGGCCTCTACGTCGCGGCGGTGGCAAAGGCCACATTGGACTGGTACACTCGACCACGGCAGCAGCGGGGAACCGATTGGTTCACAGACGTACAGGCACAGGTGTCTGTCCAGAGTGTCTCGAGACTGAGGGCTGATCTGCGGGACCTAATCAAGCAGCTTATCCAAGAGAACAAGGCTGGAGAGAGTGGCGATGAATAG